A single region of the Plantactinospora soyae genome encodes:
- a CDS encoding TIR-like protein FxsC, translating to MSAPQQPGVPRRLHFFLSYARSDDDPYVERFYKDLCAEVRVRAGLASGAEVGFFDKNSIEIGATWSADLVDALSNACSFLALFSPRYFASEPCGREWQMFAERVRQHEETNKIRSAALLPVLWLPPRQIPDAVQEVQYDRDVFSDAYRRDGLRQLMRLRRNEDEYIEAISILADRIVDNATTNALEPPPNSPRIDFHTVRSAFHDPAGITPPPADEPHLRPRSDHVHFVIAAPSQQEASTIRRDVHFYGAASLDWAPYLPALPDSLASFARAVAGRRGLSSDASPLPLLPGAGMPPAGNSIVVLLVDAWATQLDDYRQALAEQEIQQAPATAAMIPRNHEDPETHHNWRRLSDGLRSVMLHRVASGEPLAYRADILTHRSFDEDLQVVLEVARNRVFARAAAPDTETSMPRRTRPILEGP from the coding sequence GTGAGCGCGCCGCAGCAGCCCGGGGTCCCTCGCCGCCTGCATTTCTTCCTCAGCTACGCGCGCAGCGACGACGACCCGTACGTCGAGCGGTTCTACAAGGATCTCTGTGCAGAGGTACGGGTCCGCGCGGGGCTGGCAAGCGGGGCCGAGGTCGGCTTCTTCGACAAGAACAGCATCGAGATCGGCGCGACGTGGTCGGCGGACCTGGTGGACGCTCTCTCGAACGCCTGTTCCTTCCTGGCGCTCTTCTCGCCCCGATACTTCGCCAGCGAACCGTGTGGTCGGGAATGGCAGATGTTCGCCGAACGCGTACGCCAGCACGAGGAGACGAACAAGATCCGCTCCGCCGCGCTGCTGCCGGTCCTCTGGCTACCGCCCCGCCAGATACCCGACGCGGTGCAGGAGGTGCAGTACGACCGGGACGTGTTCAGCGACGCCTACCGGCGGGACGGACTACGCCAACTGATGCGGCTACGCCGCAACGAGGACGAGTACATCGAGGCGATCAGCATCCTCGCCGATCGGATAGTGGACAACGCCACCACCAACGCACTCGAGCCGCCGCCGAACAGCCCCCGGATCGACTTCCACACCGTCAGGAGCGCGTTCCACGACCCGGCCGGGATCACCCCTCCACCGGCGGACGAGCCGCACCTGCGTCCTCGATCCGACCACGTCCATTTCGTGATCGCCGCGCCCAGTCAGCAGGAGGCCAGCACGATCCGCCGGGATGTGCACTTCTACGGTGCGGCCTCGCTCGACTGGGCGCCGTACCTGCCCGCGCTCCCGGACTCGCTGGCCAGTTTCGCCCGTGCGGTAGCGGGAAGACGCGGCCTCAGCTCGGACGCGTCACCCCTGCCGCTGCTGCCCGGAGCCGGCATGCCCCCGGCCGGCAACTCGATCGTGGTGCTCCTCGTGGATGCCTGGGCGACGCAGCTCGACGACTATCGGCAGGCTCTGGCCGAACAGGAGATCCAGCAGGCTCCCGCCACCGCCGCGATGATCCCGCGGAATCATGAGGATCCCGAGACGCACCACAACTGGCGACGACTCTCCGACGGGTTGCGGAGCGTGATGCTGCACCGGGTGGCGAGCGGAGAGCCGCTCGCCTACCGGGCGGACATCCTGACTCACCGGTCCTTTGACGAGGATCTGCAGGTGGTCCTCGAGGTGGCCCGCAACCGGGTCTTCGCCCGTGCCGCCGCACCCGACACCGAGACCTCGATGCCGAGGCGTACCCGACCAATTCTCGAGGGACCCTGA
- the fsxC gene encoding FxsC protein, with protein sequence MTQFFLSRAAGDDDSYAIRFFRDLSAKVREISGVDGEVGFVETVDSDSRSPWSAPARNALAGCQAFVALCSPRFFLSERCGRQWWIFADRLDRYAKQTGQQPPALLSVLWSGGSGVDGAPGEGREAVRQLIRLRSHRPRYESLLTTLATQIVRTVEEHRIPPVSPNFDPANVPSAFDYAGVESALQTPSAKDLAEAATQHVHFIVAAGTRAEMGAVRDDIRFYGDRGQDWAAYRPALSGPLVAHARTLAAERLFRSDVIDLDDLSERLDQARRNNEIVVLLVDAWITKLAAYRRILAEFDDQTDSSVAVLAPANVTDAETVRHSGELRAGLAQTFPHNLARGDQLVRIEIDSPESFEIDLVSALEEAQNRIFSRGRVFRRPAQDAPADRPILQGP encoded by the coding sequence TTGACGCAGTTCTTCCTGAGTCGTGCCGCGGGTGACGACGACAGCTACGCGATCCGCTTCTTCCGGGACCTCTCGGCCAAGGTCAGGGAAATCTCGGGTGTGGACGGCGAGGTCGGATTCGTCGAAACGGTCGACAGCGACAGCCGCTCACCCTGGTCCGCACCGGCCCGTAACGCCCTGGCCGGTTGCCAGGCGTTCGTCGCGCTCTGTTCGCCGCGCTTCTTCCTCAGCGAACGCTGCGGACGACAGTGGTGGATCTTCGCCGATCGGCTCGACCGGTACGCGAAGCAGACCGGCCAGCAACCTCCGGCGCTGCTGTCGGTGCTCTGGTCCGGCGGCAGCGGCGTGGACGGCGCGCCCGGCGAGGGCCGCGAGGCGGTCCGGCAGCTCATCAGACTTCGCAGCCACCGACCGCGCTACGAGTCCCTGCTGACCACGCTGGCTACGCAGATCGTCCGGACCGTCGAGGAGCACCGCATTCCACCGGTCAGTCCCAACTTCGATCCGGCGAACGTGCCGAGCGCCTTCGACTACGCGGGAGTGGAGTCGGCGCTCCAGACGCCCTCGGCGAAGGATCTGGCCGAGGCCGCCACCCAGCACGTGCACTTCATCGTGGCGGCGGGCACCCGTGCCGAGATGGGCGCGGTCCGCGACGACATCCGCTTCTACGGTGATCGGGGACAGGACTGGGCCGCATACCGGCCGGCGCTCTCGGGCCCACTCGTCGCGCACGCCCGTACGCTCGCCGCCGAGCGCCTGTTCCGGTCGGATGTCATCGATCTCGACGATCTGTCCGAACGCCTCGACCAGGCGCGCAGGAACAACGAGATCGTTGTCCTGCTGGTCGACGCGTGGATCACGAAGCTCGCGGCCTACCGGCGGATACTTGCCGAGTTCGACGATCAGACGGATTCGAGCGTCGCGGTGCTGGCGCCGGCCAACGTGACCGACGCGGAGACGGTCCGGCACAGCGGTGAGCTCCGGGCCGGACTGGCCCAGACCTTTCCGCACAATCTCGCGCGTGGGGACCAACTGGTTCGTATCGAGATCGACAGCCCCGAATCGTTCGAGATCGACCTTGTCTCGGCGCTCGAGGAGGCGCAGAATCGCATCTTCAGCCGTGGACGGGTGTTCCGCAGGCCGGCCCAGGACGCGCCGGCCGACCGACCCATCCTGCAGGGTCCGTAA
- a CDS encoding TIR-like protein FxsC produces the protein MLYFFLSYAHGEREDRARVQQFFNDLSTEIRVLTGEDGGTAVGFHDDGALRLGDDWPRELFNALCRAQTMIALFSPRYFRSEFCGKEWAVFSARVRRWEQHGGSGQARLIPIFWVRRTQVPDVIEHLQHRDARFSDTYDREDLRDLLREHARGRSGEYERFVSVLALMITEIAAEGHPMPESDLYPEFQSDLRAVGSAFHPSPDAVRPAGSSAPAPRPEPAAVIEPRRPVDVPKGPPPRPILSLEEDPERPEPGEPAGDSTGAAPHNMRGGGHERP, from the coding sequence GTGCTGTACTTCTTCTTGAGTTACGCGCACGGGGAGCGCGAGGACAGGGCTCGCGTACAGCAGTTCTTCAACGACCTGAGCACGGAGATCCGCGTACTGACCGGTGAGGACGGCGGTACGGCCGTCGGGTTCCACGACGACGGTGCACTGCGCCTGGGGGACGACTGGCCCCGGGAATTGTTCAACGCCCTCTGTCGCGCTCAGACCATGATCGCACTCTTCTCCCCGCGCTACTTCCGCAGCGAGTTCTGTGGAAAAGAATGGGCAGTGTTCAGTGCGCGGGTCCGCCGCTGGGAGCAGCACGGCGGAAGCGGTCAGGCCCGGCTCATTCCGATCTTCTGGGTGCGGCGTACCCAGGTCCCCGATGTTATCGAGCACCTTCAGCACCGCGACGCGCGGTTCAGTGACACATACGACCGGGAGGACCTGCGTGACCTGCTCCGGGAGCACGCGCGGGGGCGTAGCGGCGAGTACGAGCGGTTCGTCAGCGTGCTCGCCCTGATGATCACGGAGATCGCCGCCGAGGGGCATCCGATGCCCGAGTCCGACCTCTACCCGGAGTTCCAGTCCGATCTGCGGGCGGTGGGTAGCGCGTTCCACCCGTCGCCCGACGCCGTCCGACCGGCCGGGTCGTCGGCACCGGCACCGAGACCGGAGCCCGCGGCGGTGATCGAGCCTCGACGGCCGGTCGACGTGCCGAAGGGCCCACCACCCCGGCCGATTCTCAGTCTCGAGGAGGACCCGGAGCGGCCCGAGCCGGGCGAGCCGGCCGGGGACAGCACGGGTGCCGCGCCGCACAACATGAGGGGTGGTGGTCATGAGCGACCCTGA